A genomic region of Nostoc sp. UHCC 0702 contains the following coding sequences:
- a CDS encoding glycosyltransferase family 4 protein has translation MKITLTCNTGFGKGGQGGCLANAATGLSQLADLTVLCSGEEKPQTSFPVHPLGSSQWSRRLLATPVLRRRNDLAVLLSDLYFDNQVSKHLKSQSCDLIMGVAGQTNLGFQTAKQKGAIAWLYCLNNYLPFMQQQIQQEMQFLSEPTVATMNPIMLQRFLGECEQADLIVVLSEVAKQSFIQAGFAPNQVAVLPPFVDTNRFRPTLNKDEVFRVLYVGTIEPRKGVPYLVDAFIKAEIPNSELLIVGGTSTRALRIFMENTLSKHSNIKQEFWDFSRVDPTEVFGRCSVLVLPSVEDGFGLVALEAMACGLPVIVTSQCGAADLVENEVNGFVVPPRDIQVMTDKLLFLADNEAIRQEMGKSARFTAKQQTQEVYQQTLEEIFRSQGLIN, from the coding sequence ATGAAAATTACTCTTACTTGTAATACAGGTTTTGGTAAAGGAGGACAGGGAGGTTGTTTAGCAAATGCTGCAACAGGTTTAAGTCAGTTAGCAGATTTAACTGTATTGTGTTCTGGTGAAGAAAAACCTCAAACTAGTTTTCCTGTTCATCCTTTAGGATCTTCACAATGGAGTCGCAGATTGTTAGCTACTCCTGTGTTACGTCGTCGCAATGATTTAGCCGTACTGCTGAGTGATTTATATTTTGATAACCAGGTAAGTAAACACCTGAAATCCCAATCCTGCGACTTAATTATGGGGGTAGCAGGACAAACGAATTTAGGTTTTCAAACTGCTAAACAAAAAGGAGCGATCGCTTGGCTATATTGCCTCAATAATTATCTCCCTTTCATGCAGCAACAAATTCAGCAAGAGATGCAATTTCTCTCTGAACCTACTGTAGCGACGATGAATCCCATAATGCTGCAACGCTTTTTAGGAGAGTGTGAACAAGCTGATTTAATCGTTGTACTTTCAGAGGTGGCAAAACAAAGTTTTATTCAAGCTGGATTTGCACCAAATCAAGTTGCAGTACTCCCACCTTTTGTAGATACAAATAGATTTCGTCCTACCCTTAATAAGGATGAAGTATTTAGAGTTCTTTATGTGGGAACAATTGAACCTCGTAAAGGAGTACCTTACTTAGTTGATGCTTTTATCAAAGCCGAGATTCCTAATTCTGAACTATTAATAGTTGGAGGTACTTCAACCCGCGCCTTGCGGATATTCATGGAAAATACCTTAAGTAAACATTCCAATATTAAACAAGAATTCTGGGATTTTAGCCGTGTCGATCCGACAGAAGTATTTGGCAGATGTTCTGTTTTAGTTTTACCTTCTGTGGAAGATGGTTTTGGCTTAGTGGCATTAGAAGCGATGGCTTGTGGATTGCCTGTAATTGTTACTTCTCAATGTGGTGCTGCTGATTTAGTCGAAAACGAAGTGAATGGTTTTGTTGTGCCTCCTAGAGACATTCAAGTCATGACAGATAAACTTTTATTTTTGGCAGATAATGAAGCAATTCGCCAAGAAATGGGTAAATCTGCTAGATTCACAGCTAAACAACAAACTCAAGAGGTTTACCAACAAACCTTAGAAGAAATATTTAGAAGTCAAGGATTAATCAACTAA
- a CDS encoding glycosyltransferase family 4 protein translates to MSYQVVNKKMISHCTNADISGGGGIETYVASLVHSQIPGVSDTTITDLKNVDQRQFELLHIHDPDMLMDLRSECPAIFTLHNHSSYCPSGTKYLADRNRVCDRPMNFLGCTWGHLIDGCGSRRPQNILQDWWNAYQPLEILKKLKIPVIANSDYVRQQIIMSGLSPQRVFTLRCGVQPPNSPTTPLTREIHQKQRILFAGRIVPYKGIEWLIKALAKTDSQIHLDIAGDGWGKPTMEKLAHQMELSDRITWHSWCHGEKLEELYQQCFAVVFPSVWPEPAGLVTLEAYARYRPVIASAVGGIPEHLRDGETGILVPSNDIPKLAAAINELASNYQKSRNMGEEGKVWFDQEFTIDVHVGRLEKIYEQTIAEFHAR, encoded by the coding sequence ATGAGTTATCAAGTAGTTAATAAAAAAATGATTTCTCACTGCACTAATGCTGATATTAGTGGCGGTGGTGGGATTGAAACTTATGTGGCTTCGTTGGTACATTCTCAAATTCCAGGTGTGAGCGATACCACCATCACTGATTTAAAAAATGTTGATCAGAGGCAGTTTGAATTGCTTCACATTCACGATCCAGATATGTTAATGGATCTGCGTTCAGAATGTCCAGCAATATTTACCTTACACAATCATTCTAGTTACTGTCCTAGTGGTACTAAGTATTTAGCAGATCGTAACAGAGTTTGCGATCGCCCCATGAATTTTTTAGGATGTACCTGGGGACATTTAATAGATGGTTGTGGTAGCCGCCGACCACAAAATATTCTTCAAGACTGGTGGAATGCTTACCAGCCTTTGGAAATACTCAAAAAACTCAAAATTCCGGTAATTGCTAATAGTGATTATGTGCGTCAGCAAATCATTATGAGTGGTTTATCACCTCAACGGGTGTTTACACTTCGTTGTGGTGTGCAACCACCCAACAGTCCTACGACACCTTTAACTAGGGAAATTCATCAAAAACAGCGGATTTTGTTTGCTGGTCGCATTGTTCCTTATAAAGGCATTGAATGGCTAATTAAAGCTTTAGCAAAAACCGACTCACAAATCCATCTTGATATAGCTGGTGATGGTTGGGGTAAGCCAACTATGGAAAAATTAGCACATCAGATGGAGTTAAGCGATCGCATTACTTGGCATAGTTGGTGTCACGGCGAGAAGTTAGAAGAACTTTATCAACAGTGCTTTGCTGTGGTTTTTCCTAGCGTTTGGCCTGAACCAGCCGGTCTAGTAACTTTGGAAGCCTATGCACGTTATCGACCTGTAATTGCTAGTGCAGTTGGAGGAATTCCAGAACATCTGCGAGATGGTGAAACAGGTATCCTTGTCCCATCAAATGATATTCCGAAGTTAGCTGCTGCTATTAATGAACTAGCCTCAAACTATCAAAAAAGCCGAAACATGGGTGAAGAAGGTAAAGTTTGGTTTGACCAAGAATTTACTATTGACGTTCATGTCGGTCGGCTAGAAAAAATTTACGAACAAACTATTGCTGAGTTTCATGCTAGATAG
- a CDS encoding glycosyltransferase family 2 protein, producing MESSTPKIVVITPVKNEAWILDRFLSVTSQFADYIIIADQNSTDGSQAICKKYPKVILIENKSEKFNEAERQLLLIKTARDLISEHKIILALDADEILAANAIKTQSWQAMLKAKPGTVLFFEKPDLFVTTHQCIRTGILTPLGYVDDGAEHQPQSIHSVRIPMPEYATRLHIHDIKVLHYAVTRLDAHASKIRMYSVIENVLGVSNAIGRRTRYTSQQDYLKLGKVETAPNEWFAGWEEQGIDMHTIIKQKYYYYDFEVLRYFHKYGMRRFWMEDIWKFDWEACRQYAKSQGMLDIPDYQITKQSKLLNLIGDASANLYAHTRAVLSFFKLI from the coding sequence ATGGAAAGCTCAACACCGAAAATTGTAGTCATTACTCCTGTAAAAAATGAAGCTTGGATTTTAGACCGCTTCTTATCTGTGACTAGTCAATTTGCTGATTACATTATTATTGCTGACCAAAACTCAACTGATGGCAGTCAGGCTATTTGTAAAAAATATCCCAAAGTTATCTTGATTGAAAATAAGTCAGAGAAATTCAACGAAGCAGAACGACAGTTGTTGTTGATTAAGACCGCAAGAGATTTAATATCAGAACATAAAATTATCTTGGCTTTAGATGCTGATGAAATATTAGCTGCTAACGCAATCAAAACTCAAAGCTGGCAAGCAATGCTCAAAGCCAAGCCAGGAACAGTATTATTTTTTGAAAAGCCAGATTTATTTGTCACAACCCATCAATGTATCAGAACTGGAATTCTTACACCCCTTGGTTATGTTGATGACGGAGCCGAACATCAGCCACAATCTATTCATAGTGTGAGAATTCCAATGCCCGAATATGCTACGAGATTGCATATTCATGATATCAAAGTCTTGCACTATGCCGTGACTCGTTTAGATGCACATGCTTCCAAAATTCGGATGTACAGTGTTATCGAAAATGTTTTGGGAGTCAGTAATGCCATTGGTAGACGGACTCGCTACACTTCCCAACAAGATTATTTGAAGCTTGGTAAAGTCGAAACTGCACCTAATGAATGGTTTGCAGGCTGGGAAGAACAGGGAATTGATATGCATACAATTATCAAACAAAAATATTATTATTACGATTTTGAAGTTCTTCGTTACTTTCATAAATATGGAATGCGCCGCTTTTGGATGGAAGATATTTGGAAATTTGATTGGGAAGCATGTCGTCAATATGCTAAATCACAAGGAATGCTTGATATACCTGATTATCAAATTACCAAACAATCTAAGTTATTGAATTTAATAGGGGATGCAAGCGCTAATTTGTATGCTCACACAAGAGCAGTACTCAGCTTTTTTAAACTTATTTAA